AAAAGGCTCGTAAacaaaatacatacatttttaatgaccttaaatagaaaaaaaatcggtattttatacatataaccGATAGTCTATTTCGCAAAATATCATTAAGCATTTTCCTTTATTCAGCTCTTTGAAGCATACAATCAGGGATGTTGTTGTTGTCAGCCATTAAAACAGAAGGGGtatgattgttcttgttttccagtggcgccatctatgctcaagaatttgacttctgtcGTACCTATTAGTCAAAGGCTGTCCCTATTCATGCATAGAtcttaattttgacctaaaccagagaacgatccatatccaattcagtaccccagaGGTTTTCATTTGTTATCAGAACATAGAGAACTTTGtaacccgacagatttaacttgcccCAGTCATCTTTCGGCCATTTGGATTAGAGCTCCcgttttcacaaacatgagttcatcgccctgccaaccaggctatcacGGCCTGCAGTCAGGGGTACTTCCAACAAATctaacaaacttaaaatttgcattGTAACTTACCGTAGCTAATCCCATAGCAACTCGAAGTGCAACCAACGACCATACATTCCATCTTGCTGCTATGGGAGTCAGAAATGAGAAGAGAGTGGTCATCAGAATCCCGATTCCATAAATCCATTTAGCACCGTATCTTTCGGCTAATAAACCACCAGGAATCTGCGTTACTATGTATCCATAGAAATACGATCCGACTATTTGTCCTTGAATGTTAGAATTCCAGGTAAATTCGCCTGTCTGAAATcgcaaaatattgcttttagcTAATGAAGTAATCCCtctattttacatttatgttgGTTATGTTATGAACATTTATGTTTTTGCGATGTTTTGAgcgcagaaaaaaatgtttctcttgtgtttttttgttaagacgtaaaagcgttttttttttgtaatcaacaGGGAAGTACTTGCAATGTTTAGTAACGTTTCTGCAACCACTGAAATATTTCCATGCTACGTTTGTGAGACATAATAGCTACATTCGGTACAGTAAGGGTATATTATAAATCCAATCAGTAATCCATtgtatatttaacattttggttgcctttttgaaactaattaaagtaaaatgccaatgtaaataaattaactatttcatttaaaagaatatataatctTTAATAACAGCATAGGTAAATTAGAGTATGAAAAAGACGcgcatttctgaaaatttgcATTAGTATTTGCCAACGcgcttttcaaataaaaaaaaataactaaattctctATTAATTTATGTGTTTCCATAATTATAGCagttcttttttgttattttttttccaaagaaagcCATAATTCGGtctatttcattcaattatatgCATATAAGCTGATAAAGAAATTGGTAACTAGATTAGATGCAGCTCCAGAACTGACTGTTTAACAGTTGAACATAAAACCTAATTATAGATTATTAATAATGACAAGAAAAAACATTCCATTCCTTTTATGTCTTAAAACACAGTGTTTTATTGCTTAATACTTTCCCAATTGtctatatattgtttatttttaagaaaaaactaggGTCCTATTGCTGAAAGAAATCTGAACCACTGATTTAgcctagtaaaattaaattattttaaatacatataacaaataaaagcaAACCAAACAGTGTATACTGACTGCAATAGTATAAATCAGCTCagataattcaaatataaattatatttaaaacttactaAAAATTCATCTTCTTCTGTTGTtgtgtttttagaaattataagttCCGGACACGTAATCGTTGTTTCATTAGTTCCATTGCCAGATCTAGGTACTCCAACCATGGCTACTAAGGCTACACTGAGATTCACTCGCATTGCAGAAATGGTAATGTAGCCAAAGAAGACAAGGATAGTCAATACAATGCGAGCTGGAATCACTGAAAACAACAAGGAAACAATTATTGCTAAGTAAATTCGAGACATAATACTGGAGAAATTCTTCTGATTCTGAAGAATTGCCAAGTCAACGTCAAAACGTAccttatattttcatatatgactcagaaatcaaaattttcagaagGTAAGATGTATAGCTTTTTGTAAAATCGAGTTCcaacattttatgattttttccttGCCAAGTGTTTTATTACCTTTtggaatagaatttttatttttatataattgttataaaagaagtttaaacGTGAAAACGTGTAAATAAGCGATGgcgatacattaaaaaaaacaaaggcaattcttgtttaaatgatttagttttacacagtcaaaataaaatattagaagtagttgaaaaatgcaaaaaaattaaaccaaattagTTCATCTAagactttattcaaaattaaatgtcctgatttattattttattttataaccatcgtggAACAGTTGACCCGATTTTGAGTTTATAATTGCCAATGTTTATCCCCtttaacttgtaattttgaaccccatccAATGACAaagaaattcctggatcaacTTTAGAAAGAAACTTGAATTCGCTGAGGAAagtttgatggaactaacctccAGTTGAGTTACATGGTGatgaaaactacgaaaacctcacGGTTAGTCAGATGGAAGGGGGACTGTAATTCATaatacgtctaccactgaggctTTACGTGACCAGTgagagccgggtgtggaattcatatcgaccactCATCCCTGAAATTCAAACACGGTGCACCTCTTTGGAAGACGAGTGCTTTACcccttgagccaccacgacttAGCTGGATTCATTAGTATATAGAAACTTTTTCctgagaatttaaaattggtaaaaatgctgtttcattatttatctatttctaataaagtgactgatacacgttaaatctgtccagtcgcaaaagtcttccatgttcccataacaaatcaacacctctgggggtactggattcgagatcgatcgttctctgattcacgtcaaaattatgatctgttgATGAAtggatggatgtatgaatgagtccgccctataaacaggtGTAACGTATGGTGTGGCTGAAGTCGAactcttggccatagatggcgccactggaaaaacaagaacaatcgcaccccctctgcctaaacaggcatacgtcaacagcATCTATTTCTAATATGATTAACACTTAGTGTGTACTAAACACTTCTATCCTAACTCGATGTAAATTATCATTCTCTTAGCAACACATCTCTTGGAAGATTTAATATCGCAAAACTGGTGGAGCAATTTGAATGAGCATGCTCGAAGATTTTGGCAATAGTGTCTTTTTTACCCCCTCAAAATCAGTGTTGACCAAAATAAGCGCAGAAAGTTTGaagcttttcttttcattctttttttcttcttttcatttctttctcaTCATTCATGCCAGTTGTTTAGGTGGCACTATTTCTTATGAAACAGACAGAGTTCCGTTTTGTAAACTGACGCAGGGTCAAACTTCAAATGAATGTCAATAaaccaaatttttcaaacatttctatTATTCAAACtatgatacaaatatttttaaattaattagtagcattttattcatttatttcggCTATCATATTCGCTTGCcctaaaaaactttatttataactttattatattatatatagtcTAAATTCTGTCAAAAGTAGTTTGTTTATTTAGGGTTTCATTGTCTAGAAAAATTGAGCATTAAAAATGTACCActtcaagcattaaaaatataaaagtaaaaaacaaagaagTTTAAAcattcaacttaaaattaaattaaaagaaataaaagaacatgaaataaaaacttactttttgtgTGATTCTATCGTTGTCTAAagcaaatgattgaaaaatcttttatagaAAATACCGGTATTagaacaaaatcatttttataattttttcctttaggaAAACAAATGTCATCAGAATCCTatggaaagtaaaaaaacaagtgTAAACAAGGATGGATATATTAAAGCAAATAGTTGTGGGTAATATATAATTCTTGTTCTTCAAGTTCAATTTACTCCAATTTATCTTCCCGTTTGTTTATCTTCCACTCGAGATCGCCTTGAGATATActcaattattcaataaaaaacattcttcGGTTTTAAGTGCCTTTCTATGCATGTTTgtgttaaatgcatttttttttaattcattctacgatttcttttttctatttttagaaaatattgtgcATTggactgttttaaaatttgatataaatacatgaGAGTTCTAGGTACGtttttgtttggtttttttcgtaaaaatttaactgtaggGGAACTGCAATCACAGGATGTAGAAAATCAACCATAAATCGACATTTCCATTTTAGtcgtcttaatttttttatgtaaaatctttcaaaaattaaacattaaaaaattgagcCATCCTTAATGCTCGAATTCATGGATCCGAAAGGTACTATATTGCCGTTATCATGTTTGCGttgaatttgtaattaatattttttgctctgaattttttttacaaaccagCATAAAGTATTCAAGTTAACATCATTTTGTTTCTGTTGAACAATGAATCTATATTACTAGCAATAACTCGTGAGAAGTAGCGATAACTCGTTTTTATTCatcagaaaaacataatttttctacaGTTCTCAAAAGTTCTGTGCAAGTGCTCTAAGGTAGCGGTTCCCAATATTTTTCGACTACGGAATCTTAAATAATCAACCTCCTTTCGGTGGAAACCTGACTTTATAAACAAGGtttattatggtaattttaaacgttataaactattaaaaaaaaacgattattcAATTAGaagtattaagatttttaattattttattattaagattattttgtatagtttaagattatattttaaattatactaaaaatttttaaattaagtctaagattattataaattaagaatgtcATCTTAATTTATGCTTTATGTCCGACCTTTCAGTTTACAGTTCCTGTGCTATAGCAAAACTAgttaagaatttgtttttgatgaataaacaaacgtataaaacaaatgaaataagacAATTTATGGTTTACTTCGATAGGAAATCTTAAAAGAACTGCTTTAAGTGTCTAAAAAGGTTATtaagcaaacatatttttttattaaagatattagtaattttattttgattttgaatgtgTACTGGGAAATacgaatgcaatttttataaatgcttgttcTAAACCGGGATAGCCCAATACTTGATCTCTCAGTACTTGATCCTGgatttcctttgtcttctgggtggCGTTCAAAATACCAAGTCTACGGTGATGAACATTGTTAGCcgttaattcaaaattgagtcggctgttcaacgaagtttttaaagtcttttcggggttacaaagtcctccaagttcccgtaacaaatcaatacctctggtggtactgaattggagatagaCCGTGcactggttcaggtcaaaattacgatctgtggatgaataaatgacTGCATGAATGGGCCCGCCCTTCACACCGGTCTGTGAGTGTGTGTGGCTGAATTCGTCAtattggccatagatggcaccactcaAAAACAAGAAACGTTCTCTCAACCTTAAATTCGCGTGCtgatattggcaagtggcattagaaacaacaacatccggcgtttcatactttgccggtaacatatacaaaTTTACTATCACACGGAACCCTTTCAACTCTTCCATGGAGACCAAGCGTTCCGCGGAACACCATTTCGGAACagctgattttaattttgtccatCTGATAATTTTGACTAATAGCATagcaatgcaatttttttgttatagttaTATGAGGGCTTGATTGTACCTAATTCTGGTTTGGGTTTCTTAAATCTCGAAATTAGTCTTGCTagcgcatttttttttaaaatgatatttttagttcgtttattttttgtctaaatatattagttttcagTGAACGTATACATTTATATGCATTGTACACAAATAGGATTGTCTGCTTTTTTGAATAtagaacttttgaaaaaaaaactatataaccTTAAAGTATCACATCATATATTGAAATGTGTAAACTGTGCCTCCACTTATGACTCCCTACGCAGCAAAGAAGTGGTGACATTGAGTATTCACttgactgaatttttaaaaaaaatctctgttaggaatatatcattaaattctataaaaaaaactgtagcatgcaaggagaaaaatatttaaatcagctACGCGAATATATTTAAGATTCgtacaaaaatctttttcaacagaaaataaagacaaaaatgtaCTCTAGTCTTCACTTCATGTATTAGAGACATCTTtagttatcaataaaaaaataaaaaatataataaaaacttactaTTTTTTGGTGATCCTAATGTTGTATTAAgcaaatgaaagaaatgaattttacaacatttgtacaaaaccattttgatatttctaactgattttcatttgaaaagaaatgccATCGGCATCCCTTgcaaggttaaaaaaattatataaataaagatgaatTTATGAAAGATAACATTCGAATGTATTTTGACTGGCATTCATTTTCTGtagtaatataaatatctttccAGTTGAGTTCGTTTTATGAATTCactacataataataattcaataaaaaaaaagcatatttcagtttcattttatcCCTTCACTCATTTGTATGAGATGCAGTTTTGTTAGTTGTATTGCTTTTTCGAattctttttcctatttttagaaaataatattcattaggAGTTACGAAATTCGGCTTTAACACATTACATTGAAGAGGAAAACTCTTTCTTCTGTTGGGAAATTTATAGTGCTAAGTTAGTCtcggttttatttatttcttcattttcatttaatatgatTATAAGAACCTATTCAGTGTTGTCTTGACAATGTAAATTCGTTATATGTAAACATTTCTCATCTAGTGATGACATGAATATGCCACAGTCAATGCTGGAATTAGATGCCTCGTGTTGATGTTTTGGTAATTTCAATTTGGGCATAGTGACATTTTTTGACCAAAGCATGGTAGGCGAAAAAACTACCCAAGACTTTACAAATGAGTATTCATAAGTGTCACaattctgtttatttaattataaagagttACGATCAAACACAtcgttaaatataattctattcagcaatttcacagtttttatatttcctgATTTTAGGAAATTTGCAATTGACTCAATATCGATAAGAGATGTCATTGTATTACAATTAATTCAGTTTAAGAGAGATAGTTCAAATCGAATGCTGTACTTACCCGTCTGGTAAGTTAGGTAAACACCGTCTGTGCTTAGTTATCTTTCGGTTAATCAACACCGTCtgtgttaattatattttatcaaacggCCAGAGCCCCCATGTGGAGGTTGACGACAAGTATAGTTGAAATAAGCAAGCTTCtgcaacaattaaatttaatgaaaaaaaaaacaacaatcgAAATAACACAACCGCTACGTCTGAGCGTTTAGCTGGAATCTGACATAAGTGGGGTGGAGCTGCTGTAATGGTGGTTGGATTCCCACACACacacgcatatatatatatatatatctNtatatatatatatatatatatatatataccccatgactttaatttcattccaaattaaaatttttttgtctgctagtgttatttttaagtttttagggGAACCATACCACTAATTGCATGTTTTAAAGAATCACAACTATGTTTTAATGGTAAGTTTTGTTGGATGGGATAATCTCAGGAAAAGCAAGATAAAGAATTTCCgtcacataatatttataacaaatttaaaaaaaaattaaaattcatgtaaacaatattgttattgaaattgtaccaataaaacaaatttgaaattacatggtttgcttttaatagtaaaaattcaagATTTCGACTTAAAATTAAGCTTGTTGTTTGgttgctaaattaaaataaaattaaattagttgcGTTGTTGACTCCTGAAAAATTTacgaattttgtaaaaaaaatggaagccAAATGTGCTgaaaaaatgtgcaaataaatgaattactttGCGAAAACAATGAATCAATCATTCTAGATTAGAAaatgaaaaccataaaaaacatCGATCATGAAATTGTTGATTGgaatgtattattataaaaatgaaaagaaaattaaaaagatgagattaaaataaaattaaatttgactgAGAAACCGGGAAAAAAAACAGccaatatgcattttaaaacgaaagaatcgttaaaaatttaaattaaacaaacgaTTTAAATCGGAAGTTAAGATCGAAAGTGAATTCAAAACATATCAATATACTTTCATCGTCAATCATAAAACACTAACATATTCTAATTAAGTTTGAAccacaaatacaaatttaatctCAAATTTAAGAACTGGTCTGTAGCtatataaaataagtagatCTCACctcttttatatacttttatacaTCTTTCTTGCAAcaaaaatcactaatttttcTCACTAAACAAAAAACTTGAAAGTTGAGTCATcacagttttcaaaataactacCTCTAAAGTCgaaaccttttttcaaaatcaaatgcTTGGAATACACgatatttttcgaaagaaaaaagaaacacagTACAGCGTTCATCAAATATAAttgcttctttaaaatattcacatttgTGTGACGTActcaattatctttttttttttctgtttatttattcaacaaaaacaaTCATTATTAAAGCTGCGGTGTAACATGACCAGTGGTTCACTTTTTTCGTCAAGAATAATGCTACagctaaataattaaacatctttcaaaatcaaataacattTCATGGAGGCAGATTTGTTGAAATAAAGCATTTGTGTAGCAAAAGCAACACCGCTTTAAACTCATTCAATACAAATCAAAGAATTTTCTTCTTGTAACACATCTTTTGCGAACGACTACCGGCTCAATTTTAAGTGAATTCATCAACTGTTTTATACTTTATCTACACCTACCGCCAgcagttgaataaaattttatataaaatatgttgacGATTTCAGTAAAAGAAAAAGCTGTCATTTGAGCTTTTGTTTCGAAATCATTTGCTTTTTGCTATGGAATATCAACTAgatgttcttttttaatgagtttttaaaaaaaatctctcctgttacattttgttaaattaaatttaaaattttacacaatttatcaaatataaacttcaaattatttaagagtCCTAAAAGTATCTGAACAAAATATATACTTCTACGGAAATTGCTTTATATTCTGAAGAAAATTTGTCGACATTTCTTCTAGATAAAAATCTTTGCAatgaaatataatcaattttagCCAAAATGTGTACGAGAtagaataaatcattttaatcgtaattaaaaaatcataaaataattacgaatatgctcaatttatgaaaatgttcgCTCAAAAACATTGTTAGTTTTCGACCACtgcaataatatttagaataatatcaTCCTATCAAGACCTAAAGCTATAAAAGctatgtaaaatttgaaatttttaaaatgaatttaaagtaaaagttgAAGAATAGagctgcagtttttttttcttcacaaatagGTTAATGGaaacaaagtatttttcaattttatattgagTGGCGATCAGATTAGACACGTAAATGTAATCATTGTGCCCTTTTGCGAGTTTATTGATtcatgtatttcattttaagagattAGTTGCAAGCAACTGCGACTAAGACTGCAGCAAGTTTTCATAAATGTtaatgttactgtgaatgaccgaaatcggtggtggTTGACTGTAATCGGttaatgttgacaatcacatagtcactttaAGAAATATTCGAAATATATACTAAGCCTAATTAAGTGCCACTCCCCgttatgccctacatcaatgtttttttaagtttcagtgCCACTGtctggtatacatttgcctaGTAAGCCcttcatcaatgttttttaaggtcaagtgccactgcccagtgtGCTCCGATGCTTCTTCTACTCTATTCTCAGCATATATTaatatatcgaataaatataataaaatcagcgaataaattaatatcaaataggatataaaaatattttagacattcaaagcgactatgtgattgttgacattcaccggtgaaagtcgacattcttcATTCGGTCATTCACAGAATCATATACACATTACTTTAAAGTATCAAACTCGGTAAAAAGTATGAGAATAAAATGATACGGAACTTTGGAAACACAAGGCATGAAAAGGTTGTCGTGAGTTTTTCGTCGAAGTAGCAACTAAGTTTCTCAGTGACTTCAATCCTAGTAAAGTACAGTTGTGGCTACCAATTAAcagaattcttcaaaaaatagccTGTGATACTTTTATGTTATATCACATTTCGACCTTATTAGGACAATTTGAAACTGGCAGACCGTTTTAGACTTTTTATGACATCACTGCGACAATCTGTGCTATCTGGGACATGGCTTAGACATTACGGCAAAGCAAGACTATAAACcagaaaaacataattcataTACTTAATCTTAGTATAATTACACTTTATCAGTAATAgttgaaagtaaattaattaaaaaaacaacgaGTAGGTTCTGCTTTTACTTTGAATAGAAGGAcatacattttaagtaattatcctgttttattaaaaaaaacaggctTCATTTGCATATTAACAACGGCAGGAAGATATCTggcaggggtgaaagcgagacggaaaagaggaaaggctggtagtaaaaccatttcagttatagctagttttggggaggagtttacttattctttttttaaatttttcaacaatatctactttatcttggaaaagaagcagttttatatatatgccagaattataaaagaaatcttgatagttacagatatttcatttttttcgaaaaaaatgctggaatgaaatgttttacgtaccaggtttttctcttttccgtcttgctatataaagGCTTTCACCCATGATATCTGGCTGCTCTTTCGAGGTATTTTTCCATAATGTTTGTCGAGCCATTGCCCTGTATTTCGTACCATGTTGCTCCTAATAAATTAACAGActattgcatacctgccaactcttccggattttccggaagattttattttcatgtttaaagtggtagtaaatatatactatttttcttttataaacttaattttttaatgattttaatcaccACTATTcctacaaaaattaagcttatatattaatatgcgttactatcatggttgacAACTcaagttttctcaaatataacgtatttgtttgcttaaaattgaagttttaattccattttaataccactgggaaaaatgataatggaagggattaaaagttggcaggtatgctattgCGCAATATACACTTGTCCAGTAGTCTCTAcactgatttctttttttaagatactATGTATaaaagcgaatttaaaaaagtgcattttagtgatatattttttgaagtactGAGTTATAGTttgcaatatttgaaataaatgtgaaagaaaCTGAGACCTTAGTATCACAGATTTATTTCAGTTAGGAAATTCTAATATGTAGCGTAAAAATGagcatttgtaaaatataaatttgacttatttgataaaatatatattaattttacaaacaaaatcattaaaaagctGTATAAACTAATGGAAAAACTGACTCATTTCTTcctaaactgtttaaaattcaaaatgattgtcaataatttttcttaaaacctaAATAATACACTGGTTCAAATTCTTCCAAATTCCACATTAACATAATGTGTGAAGATTGCTCAAAATGTTTATATCACTAGTGagtttttttcaacttttaccACCATTTTGAGATTATTAGTTTCGCCATTTCAAATGGAAATCACCAAGCTACGATGATAAAGGCTGATCACGATGACTCTAATGGCTTTGTGCATGATGATATATTGGTCACTTTACACAATAACTTATTTCACTACTGTTTTAATTTGTGAGAGATGTCTTCGATgcatttcatttcctttttgcTTTCAGCATCGTCGCTCTCAGGGTCATTCCATGGTTGAAGATCAGCCGAACCAAACAACATGTAGATGAAGCCCGTCACAAAATGCATGGCTGctgaacttaaaaacacaaattcCCAGTTTCCCAAAGTTTGctgaaaacgaagaaaaaatatataagaaacgtTTTTCTGTATTCAGTGTTTTAAACTACGCAAGTTCTTccaaaatattagatattacCTATTATGCATATTCAGATACAGCGGCTACAAACTTGGAAAGAAGGTAGGACATTTCATAAAGATTGAGGAGCACATAGCAAACCATAACCGGAACTTTCATGGTACATCACTAGAGTAGCAACCCCATATTAAACAGGCTGTTCGTGCACATttggaattgtattttcatTCACCTTATGAGTTATCTTAATGCTATATTGATTAAGGAACTatcgctgaacagccgaccctattttgagtttacgactacctatgttcaactctgtagccttgtaatttggaacacaatccagaagacaaggctactcctggatcaagtattgggagaaattcatttttgtagAACCTGCATAATAGCATTGGGGAATAGAACTATCCCGCATTTGTGGTGCATGCAGAGAAAAAAGCCAAGATAGTCTCTCATGGTTAGCCCAACGGAAAGAGGACTCATGACCCACCTACCACTAGAGatattacgtcagcactgtgggtGGTCGGTGTGAACTGGGTTCAGAatttcgtatcaaccagccatcgctgggtttCAAACCTGGGCAACCTCATTAGGAACTATAATGAAATGGTAAGAACTTTGCAATTTTCGTCAAGTTACagaaaatttgctaaattacaataaaacagCTCCTTCCGCTCCTACTAAATTTGACTTCATTAAGATGATTTAGTTTGTTTCAAGTCTTTTTTCAAATGCGACCTGACAGACAGTTTATAACAAGAAgtcagtttttgcaacccatatCAATTTTGATTGATATACAATTCTGAATTCTTATTACGAGCAATCCCGACTCCCTTCCAATTTCCTTATCACTGAACTGAATTATCCTGCATAATAAACTTGgttataattatttaccaaacttagtaataattatagtataaccaattatttatttggttatattataattattacggCTATTATTTAACCAAATAGAAACTTACCCCACTTTTGAGAATATATCCGTCAAATGCAGGTGCCATAAAGCCTGGTAAAGTTGCTATTGCATTTGTTATTCCAAACAATGtgcctggaaaaaaaatactaattatgtagtccagtaaaatttgattttcccTCGTGAAAACTAATACCAAAGGCTACTGAATTTTGCACTTTATATAATAgtacttttttgatgaaaagaaaGTATATAGTTGTCAATTTGTGCACTCGTATAGGAGATTTTTTTGCAGTAGTTCTTTAACTAAATTCTGTCGATGTTGCAGCAGGAAACTTAGATATCTTAAATTTCCTCTGGCTGTCATTGAGTTTCATAAAATGATCACCGCTGAtgtaaattgcattaaaaaaatttcaatgacagATCGGGGAGCTTTTCAAAAGCTTATAGTTTTTAACAGTTTTGCACATACCAGGCTGCAAGAAAGAAGTACTTTATAACATACTCTTAACCTGCATAAATGTATATA
The nucleotide sequence above comes from Parasteatoda tepidariorum isolate YZ-2023 chromosome 6, CAS_Ptep_4.0, whole genome shotgun sequence. Encoded proteins:
- the LOC139425878 gene encoding putative inorganic phosphate cotransporter, producing the protein MIPARIVLTILVFFGYITISAMRVNLSVALVAMVGVPRSGNGTNETTITCPELIISKNTTTEEDEFLTGEFTWNSNIQGQIVGSYFYGYIVTQIPGGLLAERYGAKWIYGIGILMTTLFSFLTPIAARWNVWSLVALRVAMGLATGVSFPAVNVMIGQWVPKIERSRISTVMNLGVIIGNLLTSIVAGHLCEGSFLGGWPSVFYVSGLLGSVWFILWALLIHEKPEDHPRISKQELIYIQDGIDNAKKKVNYKKINIFKSIPFYKLIQN